The nucleotide window TGAAGCGGTCGAAGTTCTCGAACACCGCCTTGGTCACCGCGTAGATGACGTCCGGCGAGGTCTTGGCCGACGAGACGAAGGTGGCACCCACGCCGAAGGTCGTGGTGTCCTCGTCGGTGCCCGCATACATGCCGGCCGGGATGGTCGCCATGGAATAGAACGGGTTGTCGTCGACCAGCTTGCGGATCACCTCATTGTCGACATTGATCAGGCGCGACTCGCAGGACGTGGTCGCCTCCTTGATGGTTCCCGCCGGGTGGCCGACGGTGAAGACGATCGCGTCGATCTTGTTGTCGCAGAGGGCGGCAGACTGCTCAGCCGACTTCAACTCGGCAGCGAGCGAGAAGTCCGATGCGCTCCAGCCCATCTTGTCCATCACCACCTCGAAGGTGGCGCGGGCGCCCGAACCGGGATCGCCCATGTTGACGCGCTTGCCCTTGAGGTCCTCGAAGGTCTTGATGCCGGAATCGGCGCGCGCCACCACGGTGAACGGCTCCGGATGCACGGAGAAGACCGCACGCAGCTCTTCGAACTTGCCGTCCGGGAACGTGTCGGGAGCGGTTCCGTTATAGGCATGGTACTGCCAGTCCGACTGGGCGACGCCCATGTCGAGGTCGCCGGCGCGGATGCCGTTGATGTTGGACACCGAGCCGCCGGTGGTGTGCGTGCACTTGATGTCGTGCTCGGCCGAGCCGCGGTTGACGAGACGGCAGATCGCGCCGCCGACCTGGTAGTAGACGCCGGTCTGGCCGCCGGTGCCGATGGTGATGAAGGTCTCGGCCTGGGCCGTGCCGGACAGCGCCATGGCGCCGGCGACCATCGTCCCAAGGGTCAATGACTTGAAGAGTTTCATGCAGTGCCTCCCGTGATAGGCAGCGGTTTCGTGCGACACGCAAGGGCGGACCGTCAGGACGGGCC belongs to Stappia indica and includes:
- a CDS encoding TAXI family TRAP transporter solute-binding subunit, yielding MKLFKSLTLGTMVAGAMALSGTAQAETFITIGTGGQTGVYYQVGGAICRLVNRGSAEHDIKCTHTTGGSVSNINGIRAGDLDMGVAQSDWQYHAYNGTAPDTFPDGKFEELRAVFSVHPEPFTVVARADSGIKTFEDLKGKRVNMGDPGSGARATFEVVMDKMGWSASDFSLAAELKSAEQSAALCDNKIDAIVFTVGHPAGTIKEATTSCESRLINVDNEVIRKLVDDNPFYSMATIPAGMYAGTDEDTTTFGVGATFVSSAKTSPDVIYAVTKAVFENFDRFKQMHPAFENLKEEDMIKNNLSAPLHEGAERYYKERGWM